GTATTTACCCTGCGGTTGATCCATTAGATTCAACTTCACGTCAGTTGGATCCACTTGTAGTTGGTCAAGAACATTATGATGTTGCTCGTGGTGTACAAGGTATTTTACAACGTTATAAAGAATTGAAAGATATTATTGCAATTCTTGGTATGGATGAATTATCTGAAGAAGATAAACTAGTGGTAGCACGTGCACGTAAAATTGAACGTTTCTTATCACAACCATTCTTCGTTGCAGAAGTCTTTACAGGTTCACCAGGTAAATACGTGACATTAAAAGACACCATTCGTGGCTTCAAAGGTATCTTAGAGGGCGAATATGACCATATTCCTGAACAAGCGTTCTATATGGTTGGTTCAATCGATGAAGTGTTAGAAAAAGCCAAAAATATGTAATCACTTCAAGTCATTTGAAGGAGAACAAAATGGCGACATTTAATTTAACAATAGTAAGCGCAGAGCAGAAAATCTTTGAAGGTGAAGTAAAACAAATTCAGGCAACTGGTGTGGAAGGGGAGCTTGGTATTTTGCCCGGACATACGCCATTGCTAACAGCAATTAAGCCTGGGATTGTTAAATTTACCCTTCAAGATGGAAATGAAGAAGTTATCTATGTTTCCGGTGGTTTTTTAGAGGTTCAACCAAATATTGTGACAGTGTTAGCAGATGTTGCTATCCGTGGTAGTGAATTAGATGCAGATCGTATTCACGAAGCAAAACGTAAAGCAGAAGAAAATATAGTATCTCACGGATCTGATGCAGATCACGACTTACTTGTTGCAAAACTTGCTAAAGAGTTAGCAAAACTTCGAGCTTATGAACTCACTGAAAAACTATTGAAAACAAGACGATAATTGAAAGTATAATATAGATGAAGTGAACTTCATTTAGTTTAAGGGCTAAGTTCTATAATTTTAGAACTTAGCCTTTTTGTTGTATAAGATTAACGATAAGTTTTTGTCTGAACTTTTTATCTAAATTAATTAGGATAATATTTACTCTTTTTTAGATAAAAAGTGCGGTAAATTTCTAGTTTGTTTTTAACCTACTACAAATGGCAAGTAACCCGCACGAATCGCAAATGGAATAGATGTAATAGTTATGCCTAATACCAATACGATAATTAAAGTCAGATTTCCTCCCCATACTTTGTATGGTAAATTGGTGTGAGTTCGACGAGCTTTCCAAACAAGGCTAACTGGCAATACTACGGCATAGAAGGCAAACATTTGACCTGCGTAGCCTAGTGCTAAAATAAAACCTTCTGGGTAAAATAATGCAAAAACAAGTGGTGGAATAAAAGTCAGCAAACCAAGTGAAATTCTGCCTGCTGTAACGTTAAATGAACGTTTTAGTAAATCTTCAATACATTCTAACAATCCTAATCCCACGCCTAAGAAAGAAGTGATAAGTGCTAATGTAGAAAATAATTTTACCGCACTTGCGATCACATTACTTCCAGTAATGGCAAAGGTTGCTTTTACTAAGCCATTTAAGGTGGCGTCTTCTTTTAAGATTTGTAAAAATTCATTTTGTGTGAGCAAGCCGTGCGTGGACAGTTGCCATAGAATATAAGCACAAAGTGTTATGGCAGAGCCGACCAAAATGGAGAAGCGTAATGCTTTTACATTGCCGCCTAAGTATTTGTTTAAACTTGGAATGGAACCATGGAAACCAAATGCTGTAAAGAAGACAGGGCTTGCAGAGATAATTAAAGCGTTATCAATTGGTGTCGCCATTAAGTTATCAAATTTGATTTCTGGCAACATTAAGATTAACACGATTGCAAAGACTGCAAGCATCACAAAAAATAACACGCGATTAATTTTATCTACGCTATGTGTACCGATGATGATAAATGAACCGAAAATCACAGTGAATAATAAAATGCTGACTTTATCGCCAAAACTTTCTGGTAATAAATCTTTTAGTAGTGAACCGCCACCACTAACATAAGCGGCAATTAACGCGTATAAGAAAATAATTAGCACTGCCGTAGCAACAATGCGTCCTGCTTTACTAAAATATTGTTCAGCGAGTGTACCGATACCAGCATCACTTTCCGCAGTTTGATAGAGTTCAACGAATAAAAGTGCGCTAAAAGTTAATAATGCCCAAAGCCCTAACAATAAGACTAAAGTAAAGCCGAAGCCGATGCCTGCAGAAGTGAGTGGCATAGCCAACATTCCTGCTCCAATCATCGTACCAGCAACAAGAAGTGTGCTGCCAACAGTTTTGTTCATTTTTGTTTCCTTATGGTGTAATGTAAAATTTACGATGATTGTATTGTATAATTTACAGCGTGTAAACAACAGAATACAAAATATCTTTATTATTTACCGCACTTTTCTTTTCCCTTTCTGTGTTCATCTCGTTAAAATACTTAGCGAATCAACTAAGACAAAGCTAAGACAAAATAGGAGAGCTTATGATTTACAGTATGACCGCCTTTGCACGCCTTGAAGTGAAAAAAGATTGGGGTGATGCAGTATGGGAAATTCGTTCCGTCAATCAACGTTATTTAGAAAACTTTTTCCGTTTGCCAGAGCAATTTCGCGGATTAGAGAACACCTTGCGTGAGAAACTTCGTCAAAGTCTTACTCGCGGTAAAATTGAATGTTCTTTGCGTATTGAAACAAAAAAACAAACAAATGCTGAATTGAATTTAAATAAAGAACTTGCGAATCAAGTCATTCAATCTTTGCAATGGATTAAAACTCAAGCTGGAGAAGGTGAAATTAATTTGACAGATGTGTTGCGTTATCCTGGTGTGGTGGAAGCGCAAGAGCAAGATTTAGATGCGATTAGTCAAGATTTATTGACAACCTTTGATGATTTACTGACCGATTTTATTGCAATGCGTGGTCGTGAAGGGGAAAAACTGAACGATATTATTCAACAACGCTTAGATGCCATTGCAGTGGAAGCGGATAAAGTGCGGTCACAAATGCCAGCAGTTTTACAATGGCAGCGTGAACGGTTATTGCAACGTTTTGAAGATGCTCAACTTAATCTTGATCCACAGCGTGTGGAACAAGAAATGATTTTACTCGCTCAACGTGTTGATGTGGCGGAAGAACTCGATCGTTTACAAATGCACGTGAAAGAAACTACGAATATTTTGAAAAAAGGCGGTGCAGTTGGGCGTAAATTAGATTTTATGATGCAAGAATTGAATCGTGAATCGAATACCCTTGCGTCTAAATCCATTAATGCGGATATTACGGCTTCTGCGGTGGAGCTAAAAGTGCTTATCGAACAAATGCGTGAGCAAATTCAGAATTTAGAATAGGAAAGCAGAATGTCTCAATTTATTTCTCTTACTCAATATCAACTGATTGAAGTACAGGGTGCGGATGTAGAAAAATATTTGCAAGGGCAATTAACTTCTGATGTTGTGCGATTAGCGAGTGGCACAACGACGCTTACAGCTCACTGTGACCCAAAAGGTAAAATGAATGCAATTTACCGTTTGTTTAAAGTAAGTAGTGAACAATTCTTTTTGCTCGTTAAGAAAGATATTTTGCCAAGTGCTCTGGATGCTTTGAAAAAATATGCGGTATTTTCCAAAGTGAGTTTTGATTTACGTGATTGGCAAATCATCGGCGTAATAGGTGAAAAATGTGGAAAAATTACACCGCACTTTTCATTGGAAATTGATGGACAGCGTTCAATTTTATTAAATGAAACTGAATTACCCGTGAATTTTAATGGCGATGAAAAAATTTGGGAAGTAGCCGATATTCAAGCAGGATTGCCAAATTTAAGTCCGCAAACGCAAAATGAATTTATCCCACAAGCACTAAATTTACAGGCCGTTGAGCAAGCAATTTCTTTTACCAAAGGCTGTTATATTGGGCAAGAAACCGTGGCACGTGCGAAATATCGTGGGGCAAACAAACGTGCAATGTTTATTTTTAAAGCGCAAACTCAGCAGGAAGTGGAAATTGGCAGTGAAATCGAAATGCAGCTTGAAGCCAATTGGCGTAAGACTGGCACGATTACAAGTGCGGTCAATTTAGACGGTGTTTTATGGTTGCAAGTTGTGATGAATAATGACATAGATTCAGAGCAACAATTTAGATTGCCGAGTAATGAAATACTGTTAGAGCGAGTGCAGTTACCTTATTCGATTACTGAATAAGAAAGCAAAAAAGATCAGGCATTAACCTGATCTTTTTTTGTATTTAGTAAAGTACACGCGCACGAATTGTGCCATCAATTTCCTTCAATTTTGTCAGTAATGGCGATGCATCATTCGTTTCTACATCAACGACAACATAACCAATTTTTGGGTCAGTTTGTAAATATTGCGCGGCAATATTGAGGTTGGCTTCGACGAAAATTTGGTTCAGTTTGTTCAATATACCAGGGCGATTTTCGTGAATATGCAATAAGCGTTTTGTTCCCTCGTGCTCTGGTAAAGAGACTTCTGGGAAGTTTACCGAAGAAAGGGTTGATCCGTTGTCTGAATATTTGACAAATTTGCCTGCCACTTCAAAACCGATATTTTCTTGTGCTTCCGCTGTTGAGCCACCGATATGTGGCGTTAAAATCACATTATCAAATTCACGTAACGGCGAGACAAATTCTTCATTAATTGAAGCGGGTTCAACGGGGAATACATCAATTGCCGCACCGTGAATTTTACCGTCTTTTAAGGCTTGAGCAAGAGCATCAATATCTACTACTGTGCCACGCGCAGCATTGATCAAAATAGCCCCTTGTTTTAATTGTGCGATACGCGTTGCGTTCATTAAGTTTTTGGTGGAGGGCAGTTCTGGCACGTGTAGTGAAATCACATCGCAAGAACTAAGTAATTCTTCAAGACTACGAACCTGTTTTGCATTACCAAGCGGAAGTTTATTTTCAATATCGTAGAAATACACATCCATGCCTAATGATTCAGCAATAATACTTAATTGTGAACCAATGTGGCCGTAACCAATAATGCCTAATTTTTTTCCCCGCACTTCATGAGAGCCAGTCGCGGATTTATTCCAAACACCACGATGTACTTCGGCATTAGCCTGTGGCACATTGCGCATAAGTAATAAAATCTCGCCTAATACAAGTTCTGCGACGGAACGAGTGTTTGAGAATGGCGCATTAAATACAGGAATACCACGTGCTTTTGCTGCATTTAAATCCACTTGATTTGTACCAATGCAGAAACAGCCAACTGCGATTAATTTGGGTGCGGCTTCAATCATTTCTGCGGTTAAATGGGTGCGAGAACGTAAGCCGATGAAGTGTGCATCTTTAATGGCTTCTTTTAATTCATCGCCATCCAGTGCTTTTTTATAGTAATCGATATTGCTATAGCCTGCCGCGTGGAGCGTATCAAGTGCGCTTTGATGCACACCTTCAAACAATACAAATTTAATTTTTGATTTGTCGAGTGAAACTTTGTTTGTCATATTTACTTCCTTATGATTTTTATTATGAATTAGTCAATAATTTTGGCACCTTCAGGCGTGCCGACGATTACAACATCTGCGCCACGCAATGCGAATATCCCATTAGTGACGACACCTGCAACATTGTTTAATTCTTTTTCCATTTCAACTGGATTTAAAATACTGAAGTTGTGTACATCTAAAATCACATTGCCATTATCTGTAACCACGCCTTCACGATATTCAGGCGCACCGCCAAGTGCGGCTAATTTTCTGCCCACTTGTGAACGAGCCATTGGAATAACTTCAACTGGCAATGGGAAAGTCGAACCTAACACATCCACTTGTTTACTAGAATCTACAATACAAATAAATTTTTTCGCTAATGCCGCAACGATTTTTTCACGAGTAAGTGCCGCACCGCCGCCTTTAATCATCATTTTTTGTGGATTGATTTCATCTGCACCATCCACATAAATATCTAAGCTAGAGACATCATTTGCATTAAATACTTCGATCCCTTGTTTACGTAATAATTCTTCTGATGCTTTTGAAGCCGCAACTGCGCCTTGAATTTTATTTTTGATTGTACCCAAAGCCTCAATAAAGCAGTTCACCGTGGAGCCGCTTCCCACGCCAACAATTGTGTCAGCTTTTACATATTGTAATGCGGCTTGTGCGGCGAGTTTTTTCATTTCTAATTGATTCATTTCTTTTCCTTATTTCAATAAGTAAACGATTGCGTTACTTTATTACGAGCCTATCTAATAAACAAGTGTAATTTTTTAGCGGGCGTTTTTCTCAAGCAATGTTATTTCACAACTAGGCTATTTCATGATTAGGCTATTCTTCCGTTAAAAATAATTCCAAAAGTTCATTGAGAAATAACTTGCCGTGCTCAGTGATTTGCCAAGAATCAGCGTTTTCCACAATATAGTTTTGTTGAATGGCAAAATCAATTTGATTTTTCACCGCACTTTGCGACAAGCCTGTGTAATCTTCAAATTCTTGTTTGGGAACCGCTTCTAACAAACGAAAGCGATTCATAAAAAACTCAAAAGGGCGGTCAATTTCTTGCACGTTTTTTTCTTCGTAAAGATATTCGCCACGCAAATAACCTTTCGGGTGTTTGGTTTTAGAAAAGCGAGTAATCTCGCCATTCGGAAACGTCAATTTCCCGTGTGCGCCACAGCCAATGGCTAAATAATCCCCAAACCGCCAATAATTCAAATTATGTTTACACTGAAAACCTGTTTTTGCGTAAGCTGAGGTTTCATATTGCTGGTAGCCTGCCGCCGTTAAAAGTTGGTGACCTTGCTCAAAAATATCCCAAAGCGCATCATCATCTGGCAATTTAGGTGGGCGGTAAGCAAACATCGTATTTGGCTCAATAGTGAGCTGATACCAAGAAATATGGGGAGGGGATAGCTCAATCGCTTGACGAAGATCATCTAAAGCTTCTTCCAACGTTTGGTTCGGCAAGCCGTGCATTAAATCTAAATTGAAACTTTTTAGCCCAGAAACTTTCGCTAAATTGACCGCACTTTTTGCCTCTGCTACATTATGAATTCGCCCAAGACGCCGTAATTTGTCATCATTAAAACTTTGTATTCCCATAGAAATTCGCGTAATGCCTGCAGATACGTAACCTTTAAAACGTTCAGCTTCTACCGTGCCAGGATTAGCTTCTAATGTAATTTCAATATTATCTTCAAAATCAATCTGTTTTTTTATTTCCTTTAAAAGGTGTGTAATACTTTCTGATGAAAATAAACTTGGCGTACCGCCACCAATAAAAATCGAATGGAGTTTTCGTTGTTGAATGGAATTTTTAAAGCGTTGTAAATCAGCCTGCAAATCTTGCAGAAGATGATAAATATAGTCTTGTTCTGGTATATCGCCTTTTTGTGCGTGTGAATTAAAATCACAATAAGGACATTTTTGAACGCACCAAGGAATATGTATATACAAGGAAAGTGGAGGAAGTTGTAGCATTGTGTTATTAACAAGTTTTCAATTTGGAAAAGTATAAATTAACCTTGTGTAAAGATGAAATTTTCATCTCTAAAGTCAATAAAAGGGCTTGTTTTCACAAGCCCTAAAACATTCAATTAATTGACCGCTCTTTCCGATTTACTCGTCACTTTACGGCGTGGTGCTTTAGGTTTAGCCTCCACTTTAACAAACTCAATGCCTTCTGGTGGATTTTCCAACGCAAGACCAAGCACTTCATCAATGGTTTCTACCGCATGAATTGCAAGATTTTGTTTCACGTTTTCTGGAATTTCTTCAAGATCCTTAACGTTCTCTTTTGGAATTAATACGGTTTTAATTCCGCCACGATGTGCTGCAAGAAGTTTTTCTTTTAATCCACCGATTGGTAATACTTTACCGCGTAAACTGATTTCTCCCGTCATTGCCACATCAGCACGCACAGGATTACCTGTTAAACAAGAAACTAATGCAGTACACATTGCAATACCTGCACTTGGGCCATCTTTTGGTGTTGCACCATCTGGCACGTGAATGTGAATATCGCGTTTTTCATGGAACTCAGAATTAATACCTAATTTTTCAGCACGAGCTCGTACAACTGTCATTGCCGCTTGAATGGATTCTTTCATCACATCGCCTAATGAACCAGTGAAAGAAAGTTTTCCTTTACCCACAACGGAGGCTGTTTCAATGGTGAGTAAATCGCCGCCCACTTCTGTCCAAGCTAAACCAGTTACTTCGCCAATACGGTTTTGTGTGTCAGCTTTGCCAAATTCAAAACGTTTTACGCCAAGATAATCGTGCAGATTATCTGAATTTACCGTAATAGATTTAAGTTTTGGATTTACCAATAAATTTTTCACGGCTTTACGGCAGATTTTTGAAATTTCACGTTCTAGCCCACGCACGCCCGCTTCACGTGTGTAATAGCGGATAATATCTAAAATTGCACTTTCTTCGACGGTAAGTTCGCCTTTCTTCAAACCATTACGTTCAATTTGTTTGGCTAACAAATGACGCATCGCGATATTAAGTTTTTCATCTTCGGTATAACCAGAAAGACGAATCACTTCCATACGATCCAACAATGGGCCTGGAATATTCATAGAGTTTGATGTTGCCACAAACATCACATCAGAAAGATCATAATCCACTTCTAAATAGTGATCATTAAATGTGGTGTTTTGCTCAGGGTCTAATACTTCAAGCAATGCTGAGGCAGGATCGCCTCGCATATCGGATGCCATTTTATCGATTTCATCAAGCAAGAATAATGGATTTTTAACCCCCACTTTTGCCATCTTTTGAATTAATTTACCTGGTAATGCACCAATATAGGTTTTACGGTGACCACGGATTTCTGCTTCATCGCGAACACCGCCTAATGCCATCCGCACATATTTACGACCAGTGGCATTGGCAATGGACTGACCAAGAGAGGTTTTACCTACACCCGGAGGGCCAACTAAACAAAGAATCGGGCCTTTCACTTTGTTTAAACGCGCTTGTACTGCTAAATACTCAAGAATACGTTCTTTCACACGATCTAAACCATAGTGATCGGTATCTAAAACTTGCTGTGCTTTAACAATGTCTTTTTTCACTTTAGAACGTTGATGCCAAGGCACTTGGATCATCCATTCAATATAACTGCGTATTACGGTTGCTTCAGAAGACATCGCCGACATCATTTTAAGTTTTTGTAATTCATTTTCTACTTTGTCGCGTACCTCTGCCGGCATGCCTGCCGCTTCCACCTTTTGATGCAGTTGTTCAACTTCATCAATGGTATCTTCATTTTCTCCACCATCCATTTCTTTGCGAATGGCTTTAATTTGTTCGCTTAAATAATAGTTTCGCTGGCTTTTCTCCATTTGTTTTTTGACACGACCACGAATACGTTTCTCCACTTGAAGAATATCAGCCTCTGATTCCATCATACTAAGCAAATATTCTAAACGTTCTTGCACATTAGCGAGTTCTAACGCATTTTGTTTATGGCGAATGCTTACAGGGAGATGGGCTGCCATTGTGTCAGCTAAGCGATCAACATCATCAATACGTTGAAGGGCATTGAGAATATCTGCAGGCACTTTTTTGTTGAGGGTAAGATAATTTTCAAACTCAGAAAGCACCGCACTTTTTGCTACTACTAACTCTTTTTCATCGCCATAAGTGGTTTCGATAGGGGTAATTTGGGCAGAAAAGCATTTTTCGCCGTCTTCAAGGTTGTTAATTTTCGCGCGATTTTGACCTTCAACTAGCACTTTTACTGTGCCATCAGGTAATTTTAATAACTGAATAATGTTAGCAATAGTACCCACATCAAATAAATCTTCAGGGGTCGGTTCTTCTAAATCTGCTTCTCTTTGGGATACCAAAAGAAGCTGTTTATCATCATTCATTGCTTCTTCAAGGGCATTAATGGATTTTGCACGCCCTACAAAAAGTGGCATTACCATATAAGGAAAAACGACAACATCGCGTAATGGCAATACGGGCATTGTACGTTGGATATTCTTCGCCATAATTGGTCTCTCTTATAATTTCGTTCCGATAATTTGGGTAAATATGGGGGTAGGGAAAAGGAATTCAAGGAAAAGATTATAACAAAATCTGACTTATAAAGTGGGTTTCTAACAAAAAGAATTTTGGCAAATGAAGTGATAATGGCTAAAATAATGAAAAATTTTATTAAATTTCACAAAATATTGAATTATGTCCACGAAAAATAATTTTATTTTCCCCACCTATGTTCAAATGTATCCTTATTCTAAGGATCGCCCTTTTCTCAAACAAGTGCGGGAAAAATTACGCTATTATGGCTATAAATGGTTGTATCAAAAGCAATGTAACCAATTAGTGGATTTTCTTAATAAAGAAACGCAATGGCAGCCTTTATTTACACAAAATTATTACCGTATCAATACAATTCTGACTACTTTTTGCGATAAACGTTTTTCTGCTGCAGAACGTTTAACGGCGATTACGGAGAATTTACGTTTGGCAGAAGAAAAAATGGGACGTTTGCTTTGCCAACAATTATTAGATCAACAACATATCGTGCTAACCCAATTAACAGAGGATTTGCGTTTATCTTTGAGTATCAATCATATCGATCCCTTTGAGGGATATTTTTCTATTAACATTCGCAATCAAAATAACGAACGAGTATATGATGCGTCTTTCACTTTTTTAAGCCCGAATAAATTGCTTATCGCCTCAATTCAAGGCCCCTCAAGTGGTAATGCTCAAGAGCTTGTGAAACAGGCTACGAAAGCATTACACGGTATGCGTCCAATGTTTATGTTGGTTAATGCGTTCAAAATGCTTGCTGAAAAATGGCAATGTGAGTTAGTGGGTATTCCGCACAAAGCACAAGGAAAATATCGTCTTTCTGCACGCAGTAAGATTTTGTTTAATTACAATGAATTTTGGCAAGAGAACCAAGGGAAATATGATAATAATTATTGGCAATTACCTTTGGATATTGAACGCAAACAATTAGAAGATATCGCAAGTAAAAAACGTTCTATGTATCGTAAACGTTATGAAATGCTAGACCAAATGGCATTGGATATTCAGCAACTTTAACGAAGAACGTGCGGTAAAAAAAGTGCGGTCAAAACTTGATATAAAAGTCTTTAGTCAATTCAATAAACGCTTCCGTGTATTGATTATCCTCATCATAAATCACCAATTGATCTTGCATTAAAACTTGGGGCTGTTTGGCAAAGGTAAGTAGCATTCTTTGGGGCGTTTTTCCCACTTTAGTAATGACATTCGTCTGTTTTATGCAAAAAAGTGCGGTGGATTTTGTGAGCGTTTTCCCCGCATTATAAGGCAAAACAAAACTTATTTTCCCATTTTCCGATAAGCACGTGGCAGCCCATTCTAACCAATTTAAGTGGCTTTGCTTGGTATAACGAGCCAATGCTCTTTCCTCATTTTTGCAAGCAATACCTTGTTCAAAATAAGGTGGATTTGCCACAATTAAGTCAAAGGTTTGTTCAGTTTGTTGTAAAAAATGTTGTATATCCGCTTGAATAAGTTGAATGCGATTTTTCCACACCGAATTATTGATGTTTTCTTGTGCTTGTTTTGCTGCAATGGAATCCAACTCAACCGCTTGAATTTGACAGTTTCCTTCAGTTCGTTGTGCTAACATTAAAGCCAATAATCCTGTGCCGCTCCCCATATCTAAAATATTTTTACAATGTTTTACATCTGCCCAAGCACCTAACAAAATGCCATCAGTACCGACTTTCATGGCACAAGAATCTTGATTGATATGGAATTGTTTAAAGGTAAATCCGCTCATAAATTTTTCGTAAATTGACCGCACTTTCAGGTATAATTCCCACTAATTTTAACAAAGAACCGCACAATAATGAATTTATCCCAATTTGAACAATTCGATCTTTCTCCTGAGCTTTTAAAGGCACTTGAGAAAAAAGGTTATTCTCGTCCAACAGCTATTCAAATGGAAGCCATTCCTGCCGCAATGGAAGCGCGTGATGTATTAGGCTCTGCACCAACGGGAACAGGGAAAACGGCTACTTTTTTATTACCTGCGCTACAACATTTATTGGATTATCCACGCCGTAAACCGGGCTCACCGCGTATTTTGGTATTAACGCCAACCCGTGAATTGGCAATGCAAGTGGCAGAACAAGCGGAAGAATTAGCGCAGTTTACCCATTTAAATATTGCGACAATTATAGGTGGCGTGGCGTATCAAAATCACGGTGATGTGTGCAATACCAATCAAGATTTGGTGGTGGCTACGCCTGGCCGTTTATTGCAATACATTAAGGAAGAAAATTTTGATTGCCGTTCCGTTGAAATGCTGATTTTTGACGAAGCCGATAGAATGTTACAAATGGGATTTGGACAAGATGCGGAAAAAATTGCGGCTGAAACCCGTTGGCGGAAACAAACCTTGTTGTTTTCTGCAACCTTAGAAGGAGAGTTATTAGTCGATTTCGCGGAGCGTTTGTTGAATGATCCTGTGAAAGTAGATGCGGAACCAAGCCGTCGAGAGAGAAAAAAAATCAACCAATGGTATTACCATGCAGACAGCAATGAACACAAAATCAAATTGCTCGCGCGTTTTATTGAAACTGAAGAAGTAACCCGTGGAATTGTGTTTATTCGTCGTCGTGAAGATGCACGAGAACTTTCTGAAACATTGCGTAAACGAGGCATTCGTTCTGCGTATTTAGAAGGTGAAATGGCACAAACTCAACGTAATAATGCGATTGATAAATTGAAATCAGGTATTGTGACGGTATTGGTTGCAACAGATGTGGCTGCGCGTGGTATTGATATTGACGATGTAACTCACGTGATGAATTTTGATTTGCCCTATAGTGCGGATACTTATTTGCATCGAATTGGACGTACAGCGCGAGCAGGTAAAAAAGGCACAGCGGTCTCTTTTGTCGAAGCCCATGATTACAAGTTACTAGGTAAAATCAAACGTTATACTGAGGAAATTTTAAAGGCACGCATTTTAGAGGGTTTAGAGCCTCGCACTAAGCCACCAAAAGATGGTGAAGTGAAATCTGTCAGCAAAAAACAAAAGGCACGCATTAAAGAAAAACGTGAAGAAAAGAAAAAAACAGAGGCAAAGAAAAAAGTAAAATTGCGTCATAAGGATACGAAAAATATCGGCAAACGACGCAAGTCAAGCAACAGTAATATTTAATTAGGTGTGTAAATTCTGCTTGAGGCAAATTTTACATAGGAAATTTTTCTATATTGCTTTAACGTTTTTTTATAGTAGAAGTATATACTCAGTTATGGTTATGGTTACATAGTAAGCTTTTACTTTGTTCTAATTCACTTTAATAACCCTAAATAATTGAGGATTCCTTATGAAAAGAAATTTATTAAAACAATCTGTAATCGCTGTGTTAGTAGGTGGTGCATTACCAGTTTTGGCTTCTGCTAGTAATAGTGCTACTGTAGCAACTCAGTCACAGTCAGATACAGAATTAGATAATGAGATGATTTCTATCTTAGAGGATATTTCTAATATAAACGATGATCTTGATGGACTTACAAATAAAGTAGCTAGTCATTCTAGAACATTAGGTCGTCATACAAATAGA
The Haemophilus influenzae DNA segment above includes these coding regions:
- a CDS encoding F0F1 ATP synthase subunit epsilon, yielding MATFNLTIVSAEQKIFEGEVKQIQATGVEGELGILPGHTPLLTAIKPGIVKFTLQDGNEEVIYVSGGFLEVQPNIVTVLADVAIRGSELDADRIHEAKRKAEENIVSHGSDADHDLLVAKLAKELAKLRAYELTEKLLKTRR
- a CDS encoding aromatic amino acid transporter; protein product: MNKTVGSTLLVAGTMIGAGMLAMPLTSAGIGFGFTLVLLLGLWALLTFSALLFVELYQTAESDAGIGTLAEQYFSKAGRIVATAVLIIFLYALIAAYVSGGGSLLKDLLPESFGDKVSILLFTVIFGSFIIIGTHSVDKINRVLFFVMLAVFAIVLILMLPEIKFDNLMATPIDNALIISASPVFFTAFGFHGSIPSLNKYLGGNVKALRFSILVGSAITLCAYILWQLSTHGLLTQNEFLQILKEDATLNGLVKATFAITGSNVIASAVKLFSTLALITSFLGVGLGLLECIEDLLKRSFNVTAGRISLGLLTFIPPLVFALFYPEGFILALGYAGQMFAFYAVVLPVSLVWKARRTHTNLPYKVWGGNLTLIIVLVLGITITSIPFAIRAGYLPFVVG
- a CDS encoding YicC/YloC family endoribonuclease translates to MIYSMTAFARLEVKKDWGDAVWEIRSVNQRYLENFFRLPEQFRGLENTLREKLRQSLTRGKIECSLRIETKKQTNAELNLNKELANQVIQSLQWIKTQAGEGEINLTDVLRYPGVVEAQEQDLDAISQDLLTTFDDLLTDFIAMRGREGEKLNDIIQQRLDAIAVEADKVRSQMPAVLQWQRERLLQRFEDAQLNLDPQRVEQEMILLAQRVDVAEELDRLQMHVKETTNILKKGGAVGRKLDFMMQELNRESNTLASKSINADITASAVELKVLIEQMREQIQNLE
- a CDS encoding YgfZ/GcvT domain-containing protein, with translation MSQFISLTQYQLIEVQGADVEKYLQGQLTSDVVRLASGTTTLTAHCDPKGKMNAIYRLFKVSSEQFFLLVKKDILPSALDALKKYAVFSKVSFDLRDWQIIGVIGEKCGKITPHFSLEIDGQRSILLNETELPVNFNGDEKIWEVADIQAGLPNLSPQTQNEFIPQALNLQAVEQAISFTKGCYIGQETVARAKYRGANKRAMFIFKAQTQQEVEIGSEIEMQLEANWRKTGTITSAVNLDGVLWLQVVMNNDIDSEQQFRLPSNEILLERVQLPYSITE
- the serA gene encoding phosphoglycerate dehydrogenase — translated: MTNKVSLDKSKIKFVLFEGVHQSALDTLHAAGYSNIDYYKKALDGDELKEAIKDAHFIGLRSRTHLTAEMIEAAPKLIAVGCFCIGTNQVDLNAAKARGIPVFNAPFSNTRSVAELVLGEILLLMRNVPQANAEVHRGVWNKSATGSHEVRGKKLGIIGYGHIGSQLSIIAESLGMDVYFYDIENKLPLGNAKQVRSLEELLSSCDVISLHVPELPSTKNLMNATRIAQLKQGAILINAARGTVVDIDALAQALKDGKIHGAAIDVFPVEPASINEEFVSPLREFDNVILTPHIGGSTAEAQENIGFEVAGKFVKYSDNGSTLSSVNFPEVSLPEHEGTKRLLHIHENRPGILNKLNQIFVEANLNIAAQYLQTDPKIGYVVVDVETNDASPLLTKLKEIDGTIRARVLY
- the rpiA gene encoding ribose-5-phosphate isomerase RpiA, whose protein sequence is MNQLEMKKLAAQAALQYVKADTIVGVGSGSTVNCFIEALGTIKNKIQGAVAASKASEELLRKQGIEVFNANDVSSLDIYVDGADEINPQKMMIKGGGAALTREKIVAALAKKFICIVDSSKQVDVLGSTFPLPVEVIPMARSQVGRKLAALGGAPEYREGVVTDNGNVILDVHNFSILNPVEMEKELNNVAGVVTNGIFALRGADVVIVGTPEGAKIID
- the hemW gene encoding radical SAM family heme chaperone HemW, with the protein product MLQLPPLSLYIHIPWCVQKCPYCDFNSHAQKGDIPEQDYIYHLLQDLQADLQRFKNSIQQRKLHSIFIGGGTPSLFSSESITHLLKEIKKQIDFEDNIEITLEANPGTVEAERFKGYVSAGITRISMGIQSFNDDKLRRLGRIHNVAEAKSAVNLAKVSGLKSFNLDLMHGLPNQTLEEALDDLRQAIELSPPHISWYQLTIEPNTMFAYRPPKLPDDDALWDIFEQGHQLLTAAGYQQYETSAYAKTGFQCKHNLNYWRFGDYLAIGCGAHGKLTFPNGEITRFSKTKHPKGYLRGEYLYEEKNVQEIDRPFEFFMNRFRLLEAVPKQEFEDYTGLSQSAVKNQIDFAIQQNYIVENADSWQITEHGKLFLNELLELFLTEE